One Thermicanus aegyptius DSM 12793 DNA segment encodes these proteins:
- a CDS encoding TetR/AcrR family transcriptional regulator, with protein sequence MRKRDPAGKREAILASAFRLFREKGYKGATMDEMVSLSGVSKGGIYWHFPSKEELFFALMEDWIEKLGHHYYALREEKGPYEEKIRRFLHFPYRDSGETMWVISMEFWLLHLTHPITSERMQGWMGRIHDMLRELLFDGIVRAEFKPLDIEELAYSFMGMMEGMAGYQILMNKSPQNRVGTLGLQLFLDGIKMRKDAEEENRNSMNGNLT encoded by the coding sequence ATGAGAAAAAGAGATCCTGCCGGGAAGAGGGAGGCGATCTTGGCGTCCGCTTTTCGGCTCTTCCGGGAAAAGGGGTATAAAGGAGCCACCATGGATGAAATGGTAAGCCTCTCCGGCGTAAGCAAGGGAGGCATTTATTGGCATTTTCCCAGCAAAGAAGAGCTCTTTTTCGCCTTGATGGAAGATTGGATCGAGAAGCTGGGACATCATTACTATGCCTTACGGGAAGAAAAGGGTCCGTATGAGGAAAAGATCCGGCGTTTCTTACACTTTCCGTATCGGGACTCGGGCGAGACCATGTGGGTCATCAGCATGGAGTTCTGGCTCCTTCATCTGACCCATCCCATCACATCGGAGAGGATGCAGGGCTGGATGGGGCGAATACACGATATGCTCCGGGAACTCCTCTTCGATGGCATCGTCCGGGCGGAGTTCAAGCCCCTGGATATTGAGGAGCTTGCCTATTCCTTCATGGGGATGATGGAGGGAATGGCCGGCTATCAGATCCTCATGAATAAATCCCCCCAGAATCGTGTGGGCACACTCGGTTTGCAGCTTTTTCTTGACGGAATTAAAATGAGAAAAGATGCGGAAGAAGAGAATCGGAATTCCATGAACGGGAATCTCACGTAA
- a CDS encoding MFS transporter, whose protein sequence is MKTVTEWSPWRDRRFLLFASGNFIDNVGNSIYNVVLPLLAYDLTQSLTVMSFLAATLPLSFLTAPLFGVLADRFGSKVLVIPGLGVQLIAALGINLMAMGALGGGEENIALIPLMALALLVQLGGNAYRRGWMAGVPRMFGEHAVKARGSLNTLYVASTILGPLFVTIGLPLIGYVWLLWINLFTYVAPIIVWWLGAHPPDPSPRAGNVGFFFFRDLAEGWMILRKQPQIFNYLFVLFPLTFATTIEALIIYYLRNFWDLSAQYVSSVWIIVNLATLAGSLFASEQKKLDLRWLLTITVVGSIITLFLLPVPILPIVLFAVILQYIMDGILGTTDSMMMVKFIPAEAFGRINGIILLLYSIPSVASKFLVPLIQHFVGVQITFVILGLSALFSVFWLFRKWNLWSDDAPTVPALQPSSQNVRQNSFSEDSGQ, encoded by the coding sequence ATGAAAACTGTGACAGAATGGTCCCCTTGGCGGGACAGACGGTTTCTTCTCTTTGCCAGTGGAAACTTCATCGACAATGTGGGCAACTCCATCTACAACGTGGTCCTCCCTTTACTGGCTTATGATCTAACCCAGTCACTTACGGTTATGTCCTTTTTAGCCGCCACCCTACCCCTAAGCTTTTTAACGGCGCCGCTTTTCGGGGTCCTCGCCGATCGCTTTGGCTCCAAGGTATTGGTGATCCCAGGGCTTGGAGTACAGCTGATCGCGGCACTCGGGATCAACCTGATGGCCATGGGCGCCTTAGGGGGTGGAGAAGAGAACATCGCCTTAATCCCGCTCATGGCGCTTGCACTGTTGGTCCAACTCGGTGGAAACGCTTACCGGAGAGGATGGATGGCGGGAGTCCCAAGAATGTTCGGGGAGCATGCGGTGAAAGCGAGAGGCAGCCTTAACACGCTCTATGTCGCTTCAACGATTTTAGGACCTCTATTTGTGACGATCGGTCTTCCACTCATCGGGTACGTATGGCTTCTCTGGATCAACCTCTTCACATACGTCGCCCCGATCATCGTCTGGTGGCTCGGCGCCCATCCACCAGATCCTTCTCCTCGAGCGGGTAATGTAGGCTTCTTTTTTTTCCGAGATCTCGCCGAGGGGTGGATGATCTTGCGGAAACAGCCACAAATCTTTAATTATTTATTTGTTCTGTTTCCCCTTACTTTCGCGACGACGATTGAGGCCCTGATTATCTATTACCTGCGCAATTTTTGGGATCTTTCCGCTCAATACGTAAGCTCCGTATGGATAATCGTAAACCTAGCCACATTAGCAGGTTCTTTGTTTGCCAGTGAACAAAAGAAGCTCGACTTGCGTTGGTTATTAACCATTACGGTGGTTGGCTCGATAATCACATTATTTCTGTTGCCCGTACCTATCCTTCCAATTGTTTTGTTTGCCGTGATCCTACAATACATCATGGATGGTATATTGGGTACAACCGATTCGATGATGATGGTGAAATTTATCCCTGCCGAAGCCTTCGGACGCATCAACGGGATCATCTTGCTGCTTTACAGCATCCCTTCGGTCGCATCGAAGTTTCTGGTCCCGTTGATTCAGCACTTCGTCGGTGTTCAGATTACGTTCGTTATCTTAGGTCTCAGTGCTCTCTTTTCGGTATTCTGGCTATTTCGAAAGTGGAACCTGTGGTCCGACGATGCTCCCACGGTTCCTGCCCTCCAGCCAAGCAGTCAAAATGTCCGGCAAAACAGTTTTTCGGAAGATTCAGGACAGTGA
- a CDS encoding helix-turn-helix domain-containing protein has protein sequence MNSIGKNIRDYRKKRGFTLEELADEICNPDTLWRIEKGHSTPSLPILEKISERLSIPIGFLLLPSGESPQMKDIQRMMDLCRELDYYEEYELLDDVVRHLKELVKGMRETPKSIYIYIKWYEAILMFRKEGDLSKAEYLLRELLSLSPMPITELEIGISNSLGLVLMKLSRDTEAEEIFLQALRSLEEIPYLKDRSLYPKIGYNLLSVWYRNSRYDDLLKAGYAILYDLIRNQILYQLGEYHHLLSLTHEMKGELREAINLMRKAVYIFYTEGRYELYVRALRALADVQLKNGEIDEGKRNLEKVEKELPLLPDANPMKKKIYEKLFETKRKYNVS, from the coding sequence ATGAATTCCATTGGAAAAAACATTCGCGATTATAGGAAGAAAAGAGGATTTACCCTTGAAGAATTGGCGGATGAGATATGTAATCCGGATACACTATGGAGAATCGAAAAAGGTCATTCCACTCCCTCACTTCCAATTTTAGAAAAAATCAGTGAACGTTTATCGATCCCTATAGGGTTTCTTCTTCTTCCTTCAGGAGAATCTCCCCAAATGAAAGATATTCAACGGATGATGGATCTTTGCAGGGAATTGGATTATTATGAAGAATACGAGTTATTAGACGATGTGGTCAGACATCTCAAAGAACTGGTGAAAGGAATGAGGGAGACTCCCAAATCTATTTATATCTATATTAAGTGGTATGAGGCCATTCTAATGTTCCGGAAGGAAGGGGATCTTTCTAAAGCGGAATATCTTCTCCGAGAACTCTTATCTCTTTCCCCGATGCCGATTACAGAACTAGAAATAGGAATTTCCAATTCATTAGGGCTTGTGCTGATGAAGTTATCTCGGGATACTGAGGCGGAGGAGATTTTCCTACAGGCTTTACGAAGCCTTGAAGAAATCCCATATTTGAAAGATCGAAGTCTTTATCCTAAAATTGGCTACAATTTATTATCGGTCTGGTACCGTAATAGTAGATACGATGATCTTTTAAAAGCGGGATATGCCATTCTCTACGATCTTATACGAAACCAAATACTGTACCAATTGGGAGAATACCACCACTTGCTTTCCCTCACCCACGAGATGAAAGGAGAATTGAGAGAAGCAATAAACCTGATGCGGAAGGCAGTATACATCTTTTATACAGAAGGGCGATATGAACTTTATGTCCGGGCCCTCCGAGCCTTAGCTGATGTTCAGTTGAAAAATGGGGAGATAGATGAAGGGAAGAGAAATCTAGAGAAAGTGGAAAAAGAACTTCCTCTTCTACCTGATGCAAATCCAATGAAAAAGAAGATTTATGAAAAATTGTTTGAAACAAAAAGAAAATACAATGTGAGTTAA
- a CDS encoding IS256 family transposase, with amino-acid sequence MAQYNITLNDEILKDLFSGDKGVAVLLEQVLNQVLQAQATEQLNAEPYERSEDRQGYRNGTRPHPITTRVGTLVLRVPRLRSGKFSTELFARYQRSEQALLLAMMEMVINGVSTRKVAAITEELCGEEFSKSTVSELCKRLDPVVQGWNERSLKDKEYPFVIVDAMVLKIREDGRVRSRAALIATGVGEDGYREVLGMRIGDSESEASWSAFFGWLXDRGLHGVDIVVSDSHSGLVKALHTQFQGCTWQRCQTHFMRNFLDAVPKSLQEELYGKMRAILDAPDVKTARLLMEQVVKEYSDRARKAVDILESGFDDITAVLELPERYRKRLRTTNGQERLNEEIRRRDRVIRIYPNRDSAIRLLGALLMEIDEKWQSGHRYFDMEDYYVWREERRKKEVAESQQSVRKVS; translated from the coding sequence ATGGCACAATATAATATTACCTTGAACGATGAAATTTTGAAAGATCTATTTTCTGGAGATAAGGGGGTGGCTGTCTTACTAGAACAGGTGCTGAATCAGGTTCTTCAAGCCCAGGCCACTGAGCAGTTGAATGCAGAGCCCTACGAACGGTCTGAAGATCGTCAGGGTTATCGCAATGGTACTCGCCCCCATCCCATCACGACCCGCGTCGGTACGCTGGTATTGCGGGTGCCACGACTCCGTAGCGGCAAGTTTTCCACAGAGCTTTTTGCCCGTTATCAGCGCAGTGAACAGGCACTTTTACTGGCGATGATGGAGATGGTTATTAATGGTGTATCCACAAGGAAGGTAGCCGCTATCACGGAGGAGCTATGTGGAGAAGAGTTTTCCAAGTCTACCGTATCGGAGCTCTGTAAACGATTGGACCCCGTTGTCCAAGGATGGAACGAACGAAGCCTGAAGGACAAGGAATACCCCTTTGTGATCGTGGATGCCATGGTGCTAAAGATTCGTGAGGATGGCAGGGTGCGCTCGAGGGCTGCTTTGATTGCTACTGGTGTGGGTGAAGACGGATACCGTGAAGTGCTAGGAATGCGCATCGGGGATAGCGAGTCTGAAGCCAGTTGGAGTGCGTTTTTCGGCTGGTTGAANGACCGAGGNCTGCATGGTGTGGATATCGTTGTCTCTGACAGCCACAGCGGGCTTGTGAAAGCCCTACACACCCAGTTTCAAGGCTGTACCTGGCAACGATGCCAAACGCACTTTATGCGCAACTTCTTGGACGCCGTGCCTAAGAGTTTACAGGAGGAGCTGTATGGGAAAATGCGGGCCATCCTTGATGCGCCAGATGTGAAGACAGCCCGTTTGTTGATGGAGCAGGTTGTGAAAGAGTACAGCGATAGAGCACGAAAAGCTGTGGATATCCTCGAGTCGGGCTTTGATGACATCACGGCAGTACTGGAGCTGCCAGAACGGTACAGGAAACGTCTCCGTACTACCAACGGTCAGGAGCGTCTTAATGAGGAAATTCGCAGGCGAGATCGGGTGATTCGAATCTACCCGAATCGAGACTCGGCGATACGGCTTCTAGGTGCCTTGCTGATGGAGATTGACGAGAAATGGCAATCTGGTCACCGGTACTTTGACATGGAAGACTATTACGTCTGGCGGGAGGAGCGTAGGAAGAAGGAGGTGGCGGAGTCACAGCAGAGCGTCCGAAAGGTTAGTTAA
- a CDS encoding YiiX/YebB-like N1pC/P60 family cysteine hydrolase translates to MKNVFFKKGKLGVTIFLSLLLMMLSQPMYAEEPNKFDKDQALKELQEDLIVVEKKRNETKSVSPKEYVKVLNQLKKNAPQKYEKIMSEELNSPRYVPSYSGQVGTEGDILVTYDNKTSGWHHGHAAIVRWDNTYIIEAWPDDGVRYYVNNWASRFIDARGFWVTGASEDDYDYAEDVAQRQIGEPYSLTTSKDDTTRWYCSKLVWYAWNQQGYDLDPDGGYYVLPSDLEDSDLTYRFFIQ, encoded by the coding sequence ATGAAAAATGTCTTTTTCAAAAAGGGTAAATTGGGAGTAACTATTTTTCTTTCACTTCTGTTGATGATGCTTTCGCAACCAATGTACGCTGAAGAACCAAATAAGTTTGATAAGGATCAGGCGCTTAAGGAGTTGCAAGAAGATTTGATTGTGGTAGAAAAAAAGAGAAATGAAACAAAGAGCGTGTCGCCGAAGGAGTATGTGAAGGTATTGAATCAATTGAAGAAAAACGCTCCTCAGAAATACGAAAAAATTATGTCTGAGGAGTTGAACTCTCCTAGGTACGTACCAAGTTACTCTGGTCAAGTTGGAACAGAGGGGGATATTTTAGTCACATACGACAATAAAACCAGCGGTTGGCATCACGGACACGCTGCAATTGTGAGGTGGGATAACACATATATTATCGAAGCATGGCCTGATGATGGTGTCCGATATTATGTGAACAACTGGGCTAGTCGCTTTATAGATGCACGTGGTTTTTGGGTAACAGGTGCAAGTGAAGATGATTATGATTATGCCGAAGACGTCGCTCAACGCCAAATAGGAGAACCATATTCGCTCACGACTAGTAAAGATGACACGACCAGATGGTATTGCTCAAAGTTAGTCTGGTACGCCTGGAATCAACAAGGGTATGATTTAGACCCAGATGGTGGGTATTATGTACTTCCGTCTGATTTGGAAGATAGCGACTTAACTTACCGATTCTTCATTCAATAA
- a CDS encoding alpha/beta fold hydrolase, which translates to MERTIEVHEVVLLPNGERMGYRTAGEGEELLLLIHGNMTSSRHWQPVLMAMPEGVRMVAVDLRGFGLSTYHKPIDSLFDFAADVKAFVDLLGLKDFTIAGWSTGGGVAMEFVANFPGYAKKLILLESVGYTGYPIFRKNERGEEIPGDYLTTKEEIANDPVKVIPIVNAYANRDKETLRMIWNAVIYNRNQPDPEEYEAYLEDMLTQRNLVDVDYALASFNMGHGFNGVTEGSGRIDRIEIPTLVLWGKQDLVVPEYMATSTALAIGENAKLVIKENWGHSPIVDDLPGLVEIMVEFIRS; encoded by the coding sequence ATGGAGCGAACGATTGAAGTTCATGAGGTGGTGCTGCTGCCCAATGGGGAGAGGATGGGGTACCGGACGGCGGGGGAGGGAGAGGAGCTCTTGCTCCTCATTCATGGCAACATGACCTCTTCCCGGCATTGGCAACCGGTCTTAATGGCCATGCCCGAGGGAGTTCGGATGGTGGCGGTCGACTTAAGGGGATTTGGTTTATCTACGTACCATAAGCCGATCGACTCTCTTTTTGATTTCGCCGCGGATGTAAAGGCTTTCGTAGATCTTCTGGGTTTAAAGGACTTCACCATCGCCGGCTGGTCCACCGGCGGAGGGGTGGCGATGGAGTTTGTGGCCAATTTTCCGGGATATGCAAAGAAGTTGATCCTCCTGGAGAGCGTGGGGTATACAGGCTACCCCATCTTTCGGAAGAATGAGAGAGGGGAGGAGATTCCGGGGGATTACCTGACGACGAAGGAAGAGATCGCCAACGATCCGGTGAAGGTGATTCCCATAGTAAATGCCTATGCGAACCGGGATAAAGAAACCCTGCGCATGATTTGGAACGCCGTCATCTATAACCGGAATCAACCGGATCCGGAGGAATATGAAGCCTATCTGGAAGATATGCTGACCCAACGGAACCTGGTCGATGTGGATTACGCCCTCGCCTCCTTCAATATGGGGCACGGGTTTAACGGGGTAACCGAAGGAAGCGGCCGGATCGACCGGATTGAGATTCCCACCCTCGTCTTATGGGGCAAGCAAGATCTGGTCGTTCCCGAATATATGGCCACATCCACCGCACTGGCGATTGGTGAGAATGCGAAGCTCGTGATCAAAGAAAATTGGGGCCATTCTCCCATTGTGGATGATTTGCCGGGATTGGTGGAGATCATGGTGGAATTTATCCGTTCCTAG
- the selD gene encoding selenide, water dikinase SelD: protein MGLWLKGVSSVSDPFKLTSLSSKSGUGCKIGPEDLTQVLRHLPRGTPHPDLLVGLDTADDAGIYKLSDDLALVQTVDFFTPIVDDPYMYGQIAAANALSDVYAMGGKPVTALNIVGFPISKVEKRILAEILRGAADKLQEAEVTLLGGHSIDDEEPKFGMAVTGLIHPAKIWTNAGACPGDLLILTKPIGIGVLTTAIKREKLDQESIEQVMKLMATLNRETAEIARRYPVHAATDVTGFGLLGHASEMARGSSVGMEIAFSRVPILPKTRELAEQQVFPGGSKANYRWLRDKVDYEREIDETDRLILSDAVTSGGLLLSLPPEEGWKMVKEMNRQGIGAVAIGRVVSEHPGIIHVVKELTL, encoded by the coding sequence ATGGGCTTATGGCTAAAGGGGGTGAGTTCAGTGAGCGACCCGTTCAAATTAACATCGCTTTCTTCCAAATCCGGCTGAGGCTGTAAAATCGGTCCGGAGGACCTGACGCAGGTTCTGCGTCATTTACCGAGAGGAACACCTCATCCCGATCTACTCGTCGGGTTGGACACCGCGGATGATGCAGGAATTTACAAACTCTCCGATGATTTGGCCCTCGTGCAGACGGTCGATTTCTTCACGCCCATTGTGGATGATCCCTATATGTACGGACAGATCGCGGCGGCCAATGCGTTAAGCGATGTTTATGCGATGGGAGGAAAGCCGGTCACCGCTTTAAATATTGTAGGATTTCCGATCAGCAAGGTGGAGAAGAGGATCTTAGCCGAGATCCTCCGAGGCGCGGCCGATAAACTACAGGAGGCGGAGGTAACGCTCCTGGGCGGCCATTCCATCGACGATGAGGAACCGAAGTTCGGCATGGCGGTAACCGGCCTCATCCATCCGGCAAAGATATGGACCAACGCAGGGGCATGTCCGGGCGACCTCCTCATCCTTACGAAGCCCATCGGGATCGGCGTCTTAACCACCGCCATCAAAAGGGAGAAACTGGATCAGGAAAGCATTGAGCAGGTGATGAAGTTGATGGCCACCCTCAATCGGGAGACGGCCGAAATCGCTCGCCGTTATCCGGTTCATGCGGCCACAGATGTGACGGGATTTGGACTCCTGGGACATGCCTCAGAGATGGCGCGGGGGAGTTCGGTAGGAATGGAAATCGCCTTCTCCCGGGTACCCATCCTTCCCAAGACGAGGGAACTGGCGGAGCAGCAGGTTTTTCCCGGGGGATCGAAAGCAAATTACCGCTGGTTAAGGGATAAAGTGGATTATGAACGGGAGATCGATGAAACGGACCGTCTCATCCTCTCAGACGCCGTTACCTCCGGAGGGCTTCTTTTGAGCCTGCCCCCTGAAGAAGGGTGGAAGATGGTGAAGGAGATGAACCGGCAGGGGATTGGTGCCGTGGCCATCGGGAGGGTCGTTTCCGAGCATCCGGGCATCATCCATGTGGTGAAGGAGCTCACCCTCTAG
- a CDS encoding NUDIX hydrolase, with protein sequence MGRLQLHEVVSAIQHEKPEVYGFAELTRYAVLLPLVENEGEVEVLFEVRSLSLRRQPGEISFPGGKMENGDGSPKTTAVRETAEELGLPREEIEVIHDLGVIVPPYQMAIHTFVGILKRAELISFNPEEVQEVFTVPLETLLAQEPEVYELDLRLIPDKNFPYQHITGGKEYRFRRKKIPEYFFFYKNYVIWGLTARILQQFLQLVKKNI encoded by the coding sequence ATGGGAAGACTTCAGCTTCATGAGGTGGTTTCAGCGATTCAGCATGAAAAGCCGGAAGTGTACGGTTTCGCCGAGCTCACCCGGTATGCGGTTCTACTTCCCCTCGTGGAGAACGAGGGTGAAGTGGAGGTTCTCTTTGAAGTCCGGTCCCTCTCTTTACGCAGGCAGCCGGGAGAGATCAGCTTCCCGGGCGGGAAGATGGAAAATGGGGATGGAAGCCCCAAGACGACGGCGGTACGGGAGACGGCGGAGGAACTTGGCCTTCCCCGGGAAGAGATTGAGGTGATTCATGATCTGGGTGTCATCGTTCCCCCGTACCAGATGGCGATTCATACCTTTGTAGGCATTTTGAAAAGGGCGGAGCTTATCTCCTTTAATCCGGAGGAGGTGCAGGAGGTTTTCACCGTCCCTTTGGAGACCTTGCTCGCCCAGGAACCGGAGGTTTATGAATTAGACCTTCGCCTGATTCCCGACAAGAATTTTCCTTACCAGCACATTACAGGTGGGAAAGAGTATCGTTTCCGTCGCAAAAAGATCCCCGAGTACTTTTTCTTCTATAAGAATTATGTCATTTGGGGCCTCACGGCCCGGATTCTCCAGCAATTTCTGCAGTTGGTAAAAAAGAATATTTGA
- the hemQ gene encoding hydrogen peroxide-dependent heme synthase gives MSEAAHTIEGWYTLHDFRTMDWQAWKAASDEERAEVLHTLEGFLHGWQDIEDQGKGSYGLYSIVGHKADLLFLHMRPTLKELNEIENEVNKSRLAQYLYPTRSYVSIVELGGYTGDPEKDPTVKSRLYPILSKDKHICFYPMNKKRQGNENWFMLPTEERIRMMKNHGAIGRKYAGKVQQIVTGSVGLDDWEWGVTLFAEDPLQFKKIVYEMRFDEVSARFGEFGDFLVGYGIPKEDLNRYFRI, from the coding sequence ATGAGCGAAGCAGCACATACGATTGAAGGCTGGTATACCTTGCACGATTTTCGCACCATGGATTGGCAGGCATGGAAGGCCGCTTCGGATGAGGAACGGGCGGAGGTCCTCCATACGCTTGAGGGATTTCTGCACGGCTGGCAGGATATCGAAGATCAAGGCAAGGGAAGCTATGGCCTCTACTCCATCGTCGGACATAAGGCGGATCTCCTCTTTCTCCATATGCGTCCTACCTTAAAGGAGTTAAACGAGATTGAAAACGAGGTGAATAAAAGCCGGCTCGCCCAGTACCTTTACCCGACCCGCTCCTATGTCTCCATCGTGGAGCTGGGTGGATACACCGGCGATCCGGAAAAGGATCCCACCGTAAAATCCCGTCTCTACCCGATCCTCTCCAAGGATAAACACATCTGTTTCTATCCCATGAACAAAAAGCGGCAGGGAAACGAGAACTGGTTCATGCTGCCTACCGAGGAACGGATCCGCATGATGAAAAACCACGGGGCGATCGGAAGAAAATATGCAGGCAAGGTACAGCAGATCGTCACCGGTTCCGTCGGATTGGATGATTGGGAATGGGGCGTTACCCTCTTTGCCGAGGATCCTCTCCAGTTCAAAAAGATCGTCTATGAGATGCGGTTCGACGAGGTGAGCGCCCGCTTCGGCGAATTTGGCGATTTCCTCGTGGGATACGGGATTCCTAAAGAGGATCTAAACCGGTATTTCCGCATATAA
- a CDS encoding LysM peptidoglycan-binding domain-containing protein has translation MYYTVQPGDTLWSIANRFGTTYQSIMEANNLTSPNLQVGQRLFIPTPTPHMPTPIYPHFPPHPPMPPYPMPDGMPGRHLMERVDRLERRVAQLDQRLDRLERRVDRLEQHLPAPRSES, from the coding sequence GTGTATTACACGGTCCAACCCGGCGACACCCTGTGGAGCATTGCCAATCGATTTGGCACCACGTATCAGTCGATTATGGAAGCGAACAACTTGACTTCGCCCAATTTACAGGTAGGACAGCGTCTCTTCATTCCCACGCCAACCCCTCATATGCCGACGCCAATCTATCCCCATTTTCCACCCCATCCTCCCATGCCACCATATCCCATGCCTGACGGTATGCCCGGGCGTCATCTGATGGAACGGGTAGACCGCCTGGAGAGGAGAGTAGCCCAATTAGACCAGCGTCTGGACCGTCTGGAAAGAAGGGTGGATCGGCTGGAGCAACATCTGCCTGCTCCAAGATCGGAATCGTAG
- a CDS encoding aminotransferase A, producing MEEKLNPRVREIQISGIRKFFNRLSQYPDAISLTLGQPDFPTPEHVKEAGVLAIRENHTTYTPNAGILPLRQAISRFLHARYGLSYDPEGEIIVTNGASEAIDITLRTLLTEGDEVVLPGPIYPGYEPLIFLAGARPIYLDTRNHHFLMTAETLEPLLTERTKLVLLPYPSNPTGRVLPGGELKKIADLLEDREIFLLSDEIYSELIYEGTHRSIASFPGMRKKTILINGLSKSHSMTGWRIGYTAAPEEISRHLLKVHQYNATCASSISQYAALEALENGLGDPEGMREEYRKRRDFVWEELNGMGLPVTKPEGAFYLFPSIRSFSLTSWEFAEKLLEKEQVAVVPGSAFSPYGEGYVRISYAASMDHLKEGMKRLRRFVKTLTS from the coding sequence TTGGAAGAGAAGTTAAATCCCCGTGTCCGGGAAATCCAAATCTCAGGCATCCGCAAGTTTTTTAACCGATTATCCCAATATCCCGATGCCATCTCCTTAACATTGGGACAACCCGACTTTCCCACGCCGGAACATGTGAAAGAGGCAGGGGTCCTGGCTATCCGGGAGAACCATACCACCTATACCCCGAATGCCGGGATTCTGCCCCTCCGCCAAGCCATCTCTCGTTTCCTTCACGCCCGCTATGGACTTTCCTATGATCCGGAAGGCGAGATCATCGTCACGAACGGGGCGAGCGAAGCCATCGACATCACCCTCCGCACCCTTCTCACCGAAGGAGATGAGGTGGTTCTCCCCGGCCCCATCTATCCCGGCTATGAACCCCTCATATTCCTGGCCGGGGCTCGTCCCATTTACCTTGATACGCGGAATCATCACTTCTTGATGACGGCGGAAACTTTAGAACCTCTCCTTACGGAGCGGACGAAATTGGTACTCCTTCCTTATCCGTCCAACCCGACCGGAAGAGTTCTGCCTGGCGGCGAATTGAAAAAAATTGCTGACCTTTTGGAGGATCGGGAGATTTTTCTCCTCTCCGATGAAATTTATAGTGAATTAATCTATGAGGGAACGCACCGCTCCATCGCCTCTTTTCCAGGCATGCGAAAGAAGACGATTTTAATCAACGGATTGTCCAAATCCCACTCCATGACCGGATGGCGCATCGGATACACCGCCGCACCTGAAGAGATAAGCCGCCATCTGCTTAAAGTACACCAATACAACGCCACCTGCGCCTCTTCCATCAGCCAATACGCCGCCTTGGAAGCCCTGGAGAACGGGCTCGGAGATCCTGAGGGAATGCGGGAGGAATACCGGAAACGAAGAGATTTTGTGTGGGAAGAATTGAACGGCATGGGCCTTCCCGTGACCAAACCAGAAGGCGCCTTTTATCTTTTTCCCTCGATCCGTTCCTTTTCCCTTACTTCATGGGAATTCGCAGAAAAACTGCTGGAGAAAGAACAAGTGGCCGTCGTCCCGGGAAGTGCCTTCTCCCCGTACGGAGAAGGGTATGTCCGGATTTCCTATGCTGCAAGCATGGATCACTTGAAGGAAGGAATGAAGAGGCTTAGGCGATTTGTCAAAACCTTAACATCATGA
- a CDS encoding Hsp20/alpha crystallin family protein, protein MGEKNSFFDQNHLNELFAQLQRMMNGDFWGAITDLQRSRMNSFSSPFSFPFPGMDMDQLGKMLDQLRSMTGETVQGAPFTEEIRTNLKESFPVQLWESRDKFYLQAFLPGLKSEQDVQFTLKDPTTLLVKVKFPSLKPQQESRLVHSEFPHHEVNRSIRLPYPVSTKHYSSHYVKGIFTMILDKEGEREDEWIFDGEE, encoded by the coding sequence ATGGGGGAGAAGAATTCTTTTTTTGACCAGAATCATCTGAACGAACTATTCGCCCAATTACAGAGAATGATGAACGGGGACTTTTGGGGTGCTATCACTGATCTTCAGCGATCTCGCATGAATAGCTTTTCATCGCCTTTCTCATTTCCTTTTCCCGGAATGGACATGGATCAATTGGGGAAGATGCTGGACCAACTCCGGTCCATGACAGGAGAGACGGTACAGGGAGCCCCTTTTACCGAAGAGATCAGGACCAACTTGAAGGAGAGTTTCCCCGTTCAACTTTGGGAATCGAGAGACAAATTTTATCTACAAGCTTTTCTTCCTGGACTGAAAAGCGAGCAGGATGTTCAGTTTACCCTCAAGGATCCGACAACCCTGCTCGTTAAAGTAAAGTTTCCCAGTTTAAAACCGCAGCAGGAGAGCCGCCTCGTCCACTCCGAATTTCCTCATCATGAGGTGAACCGTTCCATCCGTTTACCCTATCCTGTAAGCACAAAACACTACTCAAGCCATTATGTAAAAGGCATTTTTACCATGATCCTCGATAAGGAGGGAGAACGGGAGGATGAGTGGATTTTCGACGGGGAGGAATGA